One genomic window of Pieris rapae chromosome 15, ilPieRapa1.1, whole genome shotgun sequence includes the following:
- the LOC111000503 gene encoding wee1-like protein kinase — protein MSESYRMKTGYNHSELSVETSSDMSDSFNMFSSNLSPIPPTLLLPRKLDFNSLDDDDCDRKASTAPMSFSPPYKRVGALTLFDSPRTPKTLLEKCSTPSINRSRIRLFPPKLEIPAGMPSGSSHHLHPPSNQPTMDEDSAFISIAPEDIEEPKPRKQPLVNINPFTPDGQAMNKKKRALSKTPNGDSTPENPAKRLRESNISRYNVEFQELGVIGCGSFGRVTKCLNKLDGCVYALKRSLRPVAGSYAERAAITEVYAHAALGKHPHVVRYYSAWAEDDHMIIQNEYCDGGSLQQKMEHGPLPESELLLLLAHISDGLSYIHSMHLVHMDLKPGNIFICREEVTSHTDSDDGYDDDDAPNRPGRHKYKIGDLGHVTCISSPSVEEGDCRYLPKEILHENFNHLTKADIFAFGLTLFEAAGGGPLPKNGQEWHDIRDGKLPDLPKVSREFNELLKKMVDPNPLNRPTAARLRRHSLLHSSSNKSKEQLRRELAEAKLKNELLNSQLEQAARCIKSLTPNLQSQESAKFRTRASKRLHTRAENIDDVIRSVTSPFLNRILPAKNTRETRCIKSLTPSQDKNFRTRASKRLQPRGVDIEDIRTVTSPRRLCGTVAARKQGKRI, from the exons ATGAGTGAGAGTTACAGAATGAAGACTGGATATAATCATTCAGAACTATCAGTGGAAACATCTAGTGACATGTCAGATTCTTTCAATATGTTTTCGAGCAATTTAAGTCCTATACCACCAACATTATTATTGCCTAGGAAATTGGATTTTAACAGTTTGGACGATGATGATTGTGACAGGAAAGCTTCAACAGCACCAATGTCTTTCAGCCCACCTTATAAGCGCGTTGGTGCCTTGAC aCTATTCGACAGTCCGCGTACACCGAAGACTTTACTTGAGAAATGTTCAACACCATCTATCAATCGCTCCAGGATTCGATTGTTCCCACCGAAACTTGAGATTCCGGCGG GCATGCCGTCTGGCTCCAGCCATCATCTTCATCCACCATCTAATCAGCCAACTATGGATGAAGACAGTGCCTTTATAAGCATAGCCCCTGAGGATATAGAGGAACCAAAGCCTCGTAAACAACCTTTGGTCAACATCAATCCTTTCACACCTGATG GTCAAGCGATGAACAAAAAGAAACGAGCCTTGTCTAAAACTCCTAATGGTGATTCAACACCTGAGAATCCAGCAAAAAGATTAAGG GAATCGAACATATCCCGATACAACGTGGAGTTCCAAGAGCTAGGAGTGATCGGATGCGGCTCCTTCGGCCGCGTGACGAAATGCCTGAACAAGCTGGACGGGTGCGTGTACGCACTGAAGCGCTCGCTGCGTCCGGTCGCGGGCTCGTACGCCGAGAGGGCGGCCATTACCGAGGTGTACGCGCACGCTGCGCTTGGGAAGCATCCGCACGTTGtcag atattactCGGCCTGGGCGGAGGATGATCATATGATCATTCAGAATGAATACTGCGATGGTGGTTCCTTACAACAGAAAATGGAGCATGGGCCGCTACCCGAAAGTGAATTATTGCTGCTATTGGCCCATATAAGTGATGGATTGTC ATATATTCACTCAATGCACCTTGTACACATGGACTTAAAGCCTGgaaatatattcatttgtcGAGAGGAAGTGACGTCACACACTGATTCAGATGACGGATATGACGATGATGATGCGCCTAATAGACCAGGCAGACATAAATATAAGATTG gtGACTTAGGCCATGTAACGTGTATATCGTCACCGTCGGTGGAAGAAGGCGATTGCAGATACTTGCCCAAAGAAATACTGCATGAGAACTTTAATCACCTCACCAAGGCGGATATATTTGCTTTTG gTCTTACCCTGTTTGAGGCGGCTGGTGGTGGTCCCTTACCCAAAAATGGTCAAGAATGGCATGATATTAGGGATGGCAAATTACCAGATTTACCTAAAGTGTCTCGggaatttaatgaattattgaaG AAAATGGTGGATCCGAACCCCTTAAATCGTCCCACAGCGGCCCGTTTGCGTCGTCACTCTCTTCTCCACTCGTCGAGCAATAAGAGTAAAGAGCAGTTGCGTAGGGAGTTGGCCGAGGCGAAACTCAAGAACGAGCTACTCAATAGCCAGCTAGAGCAGGCTGCAAG GTGCATAAAATCTCTAACACCGAACCTGCAAAGTCAAGAATCGGCAAAATTTCGCACGCGAGCCTCGAAACGCTTGCACACACGCGCCGAGAATATTGATGACGTTATCAGGTCTGTGACGTCACCGTTTCTCAACCGGATTTTACCCGCTAAGAATACCCGGGAAACTAG ATGTATAAAATCGTTAACGCCCAGTCAAGACAAAAATTTCCGCACTCGCGCCTCCAAACGCTTGCAACCCCGAGGGGTTGACATCGAAGATATTCGGACAGTGACGTCACCAAGACGCTTATGTGGTACCGTAGCGGCCAGAAAACAGGGTAAAAGGATTTaa